TACAATGAATTCTTCCATGATCCAACCACCTGCCGATCCATAGAATGCGGATTAGATATCGTAAATAAGTAAGGAGAAGACATCATGATGATTATAATATTACCCAAGGACAGAGATAGGAAATGAGAACCGAGACGCAACAGCTTGAGCCAGATTGACCTGAAGACAAGGTCCCCGAAGGGGGAAACGTAGGCATACACTGACAGGTGTCTGCCGAGGCTTTCTGAAGGTCAAGATGGCCAAGATCTTGCGTCGAATTCCATTTTCCTATCTCTGTTCTTGGGTATTATATAGAGTTGGCTCTTCGTTCAACCCCTTGCTGTTGCTGCTTGGGACTAGTCCGAAAGAATTGGACCAAACTCTGGTGGTACAGCAAGTGGTGGGATCGAGCCAAAGAGAGAAAGAGAGGTGGTGGGATGATTCTTCATCAGCTTGAATTGGGTCCCATGCAGAATTTTGTCTATCTGATTGGATGCCCCGAGACACGTGAGGCGGTGGTGGTGGATCCCGGTTGGGAGCCTGATCAGATTCATCAGGCGCTTGAAAAAAAAGATTTAAAACTCAAAGGGATTCTGGCCACGCATTATCACTTTGATCATGTGAATGGGATCGAAGGTCTCCTGAAAAAGCAAGATGTCCCCGTTTATGTGAATGAACATGACGCCTTTGCACTTAAAAAATTGGATTCCAATCTTAAAAAGGTTAAAGGAGAAGACACCTTAAAAGTTGGAAATCTAAAGATTCGCTTTCTTCATACCCCTGGCCATACGCCAGGCTCGCAGTGTTTTTTAGTCGAGAATGCGCTAGTTTCCGGAGACACGCTTTTTATCAACTATTGCGGCCGTTGTGATTTGCCAGGAGGAAGCCCAGAAGAAATGTTTCAGAGTTTATCGAGACTGCGCCTGCTCAATGACGAAATCATTCTTTATCCTGGGCACAATTATGCTGATCAGACTACTGAGAGCTTGGGGAAACAGAAAAAAGATAATCCCTACCTTCAATGTGAATCGCTCCCTCTTTTCTTACGAGCGATGGGGCATTTGCTGGAGTAGAGGATCATGCCGAAGGGGGAAGTATCTTTTTTAGAGATCCCAAAAGAGGAAGAAGTCTGAATGAGTAGATTTAAATGAATGGGGATGTCTCTTG
This window of the Chlamydiota bacterium genome carries:
- a CDS encoding MBL fold metallo-hydrolase, whose amino-acid sequence is MILHQLELGPMQNFVYLIGCPETREAVVVDPGWEPDQIHQALEKKDLKLKGILATHYHFDHVNGIEGLLKKQDVPVYVNEHDAFALKKLDSNLKKVKGEDTLKVGNLKIRFLHTPGHTPGSQCFLVENALVSGDTLFINYCGRCDLPGGSPEEMFQSLSRLRLLNDEIILYPGHNYADQTTESLGKQKKDNPYLQCESLPLFLRAMGHLLE